The following are from one region of the Cervus canadensis isolate Bull #8, Minnesota chromosome 21, ASM1932006v1, whole genome shotgun sequence genome:
- the LOC122423437 gene encoding ATP synthase subunit epsilon, mitochondrial-like, whose protein sequence is MVAYWRQAGLSYIRYSQICAKAVRGALKTEFKANAMKTSGSSVKIVKVKKE, encoded by the coding sequence ATGGTGGCGTATTGGCGACAGGCTGGACTCAGCTACATCCGATACTCCCAGATCTGTGCAAAAGCAGTCAGAGGTGCACTGAAGACCGAATTCAAAGCAAACGCCATGAAGACTTCTGGCAGCAGCGTAaaaattgtgaaagtgaaaaaggaataa